One segment of Sebaldella sp. S0638 DNA contains the following:
- a CDS encoding orotidine 5'-phosphate decarboxylase / HUMPS family protein, producing the protein MARPLLQIALDNNTLSDAIRSISQVGNEVDVIEAGTILCLAEGMEAVRCLRALYPSKTILADTKCADAGGTVAK; encoded by the coding sequence ATGGCAAGACCATTATTACAGATAGCCCTCGATAATAATACATTAAGCGACGCTATAAGATCTATTTCACAGGTGGGGAATGAGGTTGATGTTATAGAAGCGGGGACTATACTATGTCTCGCAGAAGGAATGGAGGCAGTAAGATGCCTTAGAGCTCTTTATCCGTCTAAAACAATACTTGCTGATACTAAATGTGCCGATGCAGGAGGAACTGTAGCTAAAAA
- a CDS encoding PTS sugar transporter subunit IIA: MTLLESLIENNSILLKQKAETWEEAVNKCIKPLVDAGAVEQRYLDAIIKKTNELGPFYILAPGLAMPHDRPESGVIKDSFSFVTLEKPVVFPDGQEVDILIGLAATSSDIHNEEAIPQIVMLFDDEAAFEKIRSAESTDEIIELLK; this comes from the coding sequence ATGACATTATTGGAATCTTTAATAGAAAATAATTCTATACTATTAAAACAAAAAGCCGAAACATGGGAAGAGGCAGTAAATAAATGTATAAAACCGCTGGTAGATGCAGGAGCGGTAGAACAAAGATATCTGGACGCAATTATAAAAAAGACAAATGAACTGGGGCCGTTTTATATTCTGGCTCCGGGACTGGCAATGCCGCATGACAGACCGGAAAGCGGAGTAATAAAAGACAGTTTCAGCTTTGTTACACTGGAAAAGCCCGTTGTCTTTCCTGACGGTCAGGAAGTGGACATATTAATAGGTCTGGCAGCAACAAGTTCGGATATACATAATGAGGAAGCAATTCCGCAGATAGTAATGCTTTTTGATGACGAAGCGGCATTTGAAAAAATCAGAAGTGCAGAAAGTACTGATGAAATCATAGAACTTTTGAAATAA
- a CDS encoding PTS sugar transporter subunit IIB, whose translation MMKVLAVCGNGMGTSMIMKMKVGNVLKRLNIPAQVDSCSMGEAKSAIGSYDLILASVHIAKELDATKAKIIGLLNLLDEKELEEKLKEAGIA comes from the coding sequence ATGATGAAAGTTTTAGCAGTGTGCGGCAATGGAATGGGGACAAGCATGATCATGAAAATGAAAGTGGGAAATGTTCTTAAAAGATTAAATATTCCCGCACAGGTGGATTCATGCAGTATGGGAGAAGCTAAGTCGGCAATAGGAAGCTATGATTTGATACTGGCATCTGTTCATATAGCAAAAGAATTAGACGCAACAAAAGCAAAAATTATAGGACTTTTAAATCTTCTTGATGAAAAAGAGCTGGAAGAAAAGCTTAAAGAAGCAGGAATTGCTTAG
- a CDS encoding PTS ascorbate transporter subunit IIC gives MGYLELIWQIFVDNILGKPEFFIGIIVFIGYLLLKKPIYEAFAGFIKGTVGYMILNVGAGGLVSTFRPILAGLNGRFGLNAAVIDPYFGLNAVNTALESIGLTSSWTMISLLIGFVLNIVLVLFRPVTKIRTLFITGHIMVQQATTATWMIFFAFPQYRNGIGAVLIGIFVGVYWAVASNLTVGATQRLTDNAGFAIGHQQMFAVWFADKVAAKIGNPKKRLDDINLPNWLSIFHDNIVATGTLMLVFFGAIMIILGEPYLREIDKTFAANIAFPTYIISKSLMFSVYLAVLMMGVRMFVAELTASFQGISSRILPGVLPAVDCAAVYGFGSPNAVLFGFVCGALGQFLAIAGLLIFKSPILIITGFVPVFFDNATIAVFADKRGGARAAAILSFASGILQVLGGALAIIIFGLSGFGGWHGNIDQSTVWVIQGLVINKLHLIGYIIVIASMLAIPWIQYKRASTPESYNENLE, from the coding sequence GTTTCATAAAAGGAACTGTAGGATATATGATCCTAAACGTAGGAGCAGGAGGTCTTGTAAGTACATTCAGACCTATTCTTGCAGGACTGAACGGAAGATTTGGTCTTAATGCGGCAGTAATAGATCCTTATTTTGGATTAAATGCGGTAAATACAGCACTTGAGTCAATAGGACTTACGAGTTCGTGGACCATGATATCTCTTCTTATAGGTTTCGTATTGAATATAGTACTTGTATTATTCAGACCGGTAACGAAAATACGTACATTATTTATAACAGGACATATAATGGTTCAGCAGGCAACAACGGCTACATGGATGATATTCTTCGCTTTTCCGCAGTACAGAAATGGAATAGGAGCAGTATTAATAGGTATATTCGTAGGAGTATACTGGGCAGTAGCATCGAATCTTACTGTGGGAGCTACACAAAGACTGACTGATAATGCAGGATTTGCAATAGGGCATCAACAGATGTTCGCAGTATGGTTTGCAGATAAAGTGGCAGCTAAAATAGGAAATCCTAAAAAGAGACTTGATGATATAAATCTTCCTAACTGGCTTTCTATATTTCATGACAATATAGTGGCAACAGGAACATTGATGCTTGTATTCTTCGGTGCGATTATGATAATACTCGGAGAGCCTTATTTAAGAGAAATAGACAAAACATTTGCAGCTAATATAGCATTCCCGACTTACATAATTTCAAAATCATTAATGTTCTCAGTATATCTTGCAGTGTTAATGATGGGGGTACGTATGTTCGTAGCAGAATTAACAGCATCATTCCAAGGGATTTCAAGCAGAATACTGCCGGGTGTTTTACCAGCGGTAGACTGTGCGGCAGTGTATGGTTTTGGTTCTCCAAATGCTGTATTGTTCGGGTTTGTGTGCGGTGCTCTTGGTCAGTTTCTGGCTATAGCAGGATTACTTATATTCAAATCTCCTATATTAATAATAACAGGATTCGTTCCGGTATTCTTCGATAATGCTACAATTGCAGTTTTCGCAGATAAACGCGGAGGAGCAAGAGCAGCAGCGATATTATCTTTTGCATCAGGAATACTTCAGGTTCTGGGCGGGGCACTGGCAATTATAATATTCGGTCTCAGCGGATTCGGCGGATGGCATGGAAATATTGACCAGAGTACGGTATGGGTAATTCAGGGTCTGGTAATAAACAAACTCCATCTGATAGGTTACATAATTGTAATAGCGTCTATGCTTGCTATACCATGGATTCAGTATAAAAGAGCAAGTACTCCGGAAAGTTATAACGAAAATTTAGAATAA